CGCCTGGCGTCGACGTCGCGGCGGAGCACCCCGAAGAGGTCTCCGATGGCTCCTCTCCGGCCGGCGGCGGCGCGCTGCTCTCGGGGCCACCGTCGGAGCCAGCGTCAGCGCCCTCAGGACCTCCGTCACGGCTCCCCGGAGCGGCCGCGTCGACGCCAGCATCGCCGGGCCGACCAGGGCCGACGCCGTCGCGAGGCACGAGGGGCAGCGGGATGGCGAAGGTGCCCTCTTCGCCGGGCGCGGCGGGTATCTTGTACGCGGTGAAATAGACGTGGCTCCCCATCCTCCAGAACGAGGCCCGCGACGAGTCGCCGTTCGCCCAGTCCGAGTAGCCCGGGGGAGAGACTACGGCGCTCCCCGCGGCCGTTCCGTCGGACACGAGGACGGCTCCGTTCGGCAAGCTGAAGACCGCGGCGGAGCTCCACGTGTCGTCGATGAGCTCGAGCCGCCTCGTGGGCACCTCGACGGTGTCGACGACGAGCTCCGGCGCACGTTCGCTGAGCCCGTACAGCTTCGTTCCCGTCCACGCGAATCCCCCTCCCGTACGGCGAACCACGCCGAAAGCCCGCGTCGCGAGCTGCCCTACGACGCTCGCCCCCGCGTCATCGCTCGCGACGACGTCGGTGGAGGTCGCGTTCGATACGAGCCATATCCGCTTCCCTCCCGAGAATCCGACGATCTCGTAGCCCAAGGGGCCCGTGAGCCGTGTCACGCCGAGCGCGGGGTCGCGCTTCGTGCCGATGGCCGTCCCGTCGGAGACCCACGGCTCGTTCCCGCCTCGCACGAAGAACAGTCGGCCGTCCCTCACGATCCCACGGCTGACATCCGGCGCGGCGGAGGCGAGCACGCTCACCGTCCCGTTCGGCGCGGAATAGCGGAGATCGAAGCCCACCGCCGATCCGTAGACGTAGGCACCACCGCGGCGGTCGACCCCCAAGACGCCGGCGGCAGGAGCGTCCGACACCTTCGTGAGCGTAAGTCCGTCCGAGACGTACAGCCCGGCGCCGACCAGCGTCCGGGTGGCCCCGTCGACGAGGTACATCCCGTTCGTCCGGCACGCGATGACGTCGCGTTCGCCCGGCAGAACGACTTCGTCGCACTCGATGGGCCCGTCCGCGAGCTGTCGCGTGCCGGCCGCGGTGCCGTCCGTCGCGTAGAGCGAGCGGCTGCTCCAGACGAGCCACCGCGGTGAAGCCGCCGTCGAGCTCAAACGAAGGAATCTCCCGAAGAAGGGCGCCTCCGTCGTCCGGGCAGAGAACAGGAGCACGGGTGCGGCGAGGGGCTCCTTCCGGAAGACCTCCATCATTCCCCCGCTCACTCCAGCAAAGAGCGAGAACGGCTCCGACGACGCGAAGGAGATCGCCGAGGCAAAGGGATGAGGAGCCGCGGCGACGAGCGGCGAGCTCTCGGCCTTCTGCGGCGTCGAGATGTCGAGGCTCACAAGGGCGCCCGAAGAGTCCGCAAAATACAGGTTCGACGCGTCGATCCCTCGCGGGCTCAGCCCAGGCCCGAGATCGCGTGCGAGGGTTCGCGTCCCCGCGAGCGTCCCGTCGGAGTAGGCCTTGCCGATGGAGTATCGCGAGGGGCTGCACGCGCTGCACTCGAGGTCGATGGAGGACCTGCTCACCGCAGCGTACTCGACACCTCCAATACGGACTGCCGTCGGAGGCGCGGCAGCGGCGATGGCGGGGAACAGGACGGAAGAGAAGAGCGCGGACGCGAGGAGTGGGCGCATAGCGGGGCTTGGACGCGCCCGTGCGGGGCCTATTCAGGCGAACCGAAGGGCCACGGTCTCGGGCCCGGTCGCTGCAGCAGCCCCGGCTAAGACCTGCCTAAGAAGCGCGACGGCGGGCTCGGCAAGAGCGCACGACGCGGAGTCATGGTCACTTTGGACACGTGTTCGTGTCGGCGTCGCGACTGCCGGATTTCCTGCTACCGTCTTCGTTCGATGTCCGAGCTTCGCACGCAAAACGTGCTCGCGGTCGTCGAAGCCGCGTACTCGCTCGACGGCACCGACGACGCCTGGCTCGCGAGGATTCTCCGGATCGCCTCGGACGACCTCGGGCGTGGCCTCGGCCTGTACGGAGCCACGGGCCGCATCGTCGACGGGACGCTCGTGCCGACGCCACCGCTCGTCGCGCACGAGCTCGAAGACCTTTGCCTCGCTCACGCGCGAGCGCTCCACCCGAGGCTCCCCTGCCCCATCTTGGACGCCTTCGCGCCACGCGCCGTCGTCGTCGGCGGGCTCGACGAAGCCTGGCCGAAGCGCCTCGAGGCGGCGAGCCTCTACCGCGCCGGCATGGAGGGCGCGGGAGTGCGTGACGCGCTCGTCCTCTATGGGCGCGGCGGAGCGACGACCGCCGTGAAGATCGTGGTCCCCTCTCGTGACCAGGTCGTCACGACGCCCCGCGCGCGGGCCACCTGGGGCCGCGTCGCGCAACACCTCGCGACCGCGCTTCGCCTGCGGCGGCGTGTGTCGCGCGGCGCCGAGCCCGAGGCGGTACTGGACCCCGAGGGGCGCTTCCTCGACGCACGCGGAGGGCTCTCGGCCGACGCTCGACGTCGAGACAGGGTCGTCGAAGAGCTCCGCGCGACGATGGAAGCACGCTCTGGTTCGGCGCCCGATCCTGCGCGTGCGCTGGAGGTCCTCGGGGCGCTCATCGCCGGCCGCTACTCCGCGGTGCACCGGTGGGACGCGGGAGCCCGTCGGTACGTCGTCCTCTATCGAAACCCGCCCTTCGTGGGCACGGGAGACCCGCGCGGCCTCGGGAAGACGGAGCGTCGCGTCGCCGACCTCGTCGCCCACGGCGCGAGCCTGAAGGAAGCCGGGTACGCCCTCGGCATCGGCAAGACCGCCACGCAGCGGGCGCTCGCCTCGGCGTTGCAGAAGCTCGGCCTCACCCGACCGAGCGAGCTCTCGCCCCTCTTCGTGGGAGCGACGACCGCGACACGTATCCGGGCCGGCCGTGCGGAGCTGGAGGTGCTGGTCGCGAGCACGAACGTTCGCAGCGATGCGACCGCCGAGCTCACCGAGGCCGAGCGCGAGGTCGTCCGCGGGGTCGTCGAGGGCAAGAGCGACGCGGCCATCGCGGAGAGCCGGGGCACCTCCGCGCGCACCGTCGCGAACCAACTTCGGCGCGTGTTCACCAAGCTGTCCGTGCACAGCCGCGGCGAGCTCCGCGCGAAGATCCTCGGGCCGTAGCGGCCCGCACAGCGAGGGCGGATCATTTCCGCGCGAGCGGTATTTCGCCCGGATCGGAACCTCGTGCGCGACCGGCTGTCGGAGCCCGGCATGAACCGCCGCTGGCTTGCCCTCGCCCCCCTCGCCGTCTTCGCGTGCGCGCCCCCCGGGGGCCCCTCGAGCCCTCCGGCCAGCACAGCGCCGATGGCCTCGGCGCCCGCGACCCCGCCCTCGG
The DNA window shown above is from Myxococcales bacterium and carries:
- a CDS encoding helix-turn-helix transcriptional regulator; translated protein: MSELRTQNVLAVVEAAYSLDGTDDAWLARILRIASDDLGRGLGLYGATGRIVDGTLVPTPPLVAHELEDLCLAHARALHPRLPCPILDAFAPRAVVVGGLDEAWPKRLEAASLYRAGMEGAGVRDALVLYGRGGATTAVKIVVPSRDQVVTTPRARATWGRVAQHLATALRLRRRVSRGAEPEAVLDPEGRFLDARGGLSADARRRDRVVEELRATMEARSGSAPDPARALEVLGALIAGRYSAVHRWDAGARRYVVLYRNPPFVGTGDPRGLGKTERRVADLVAHGASLKEAGYALGIGKTATQRALASALQKLGLTRPSELSPLFVGATTATRIRAGRAELEVLVASTNVRSDATAELTEAEREVVRGVVEGKSDAAIAESRGTSARTVANQLRRVFTKLSVHSRGELRAKILGP